One Apodemus sylvaticus chromosome 14, mApoSyl1.1, whole genome shotgun sequence DNA window includes the following coding sequences:
- the LOC127664456 gene encoding histone H2A type 1-B has translation MSGRGKQGGKARAKAKTRSSRAGLQFPVGRVHRLLRKGNYSERVGAGAPVYLAAVLEYLTAEILELAGNAARDNKKTRIIPRHLQLAIRNDEELNKLLGRVTIAQGGVLPNIQAVLLPKKTESHHKAKGK, from the coding sequence ATGTCTGGACGCGGCAAGCAGGGCGGCAAGGCTCGCGCCAAAGCCAAAACCCGCTCCTCCCGGGCCGGCCTGCAGTTCCCCGTGGGTCGCGTGCACCGGCTGCTCCGCAAGGGCAACTACTCGGAGCGCGTGGGCGCCGGCGCCCCGGTGTACCTGGCGGCCGTGCTGGAGTACCTGACGGCCGAGATCCTGGAGCTGGCGGGCAACGCGGCCCGCGACAACAAGAAGACGCGCATCATCCCGCGCCACCTGCAGCTGGCCATCCGCAACGACGAGGAGCTCAACAAGCTGCTGGGCCGCGTCACCATCGCGCAGGGCGGCGTCCTGCCCAACATCCAGGCCGTGCTGCTGCCCAAGAAGACCGAGAGCCACCACAAGGCCAAGGGGAAGTGA
- the LOC127664461 gene encoding histone H2B type 1-C/E/F/G/I: MPEPAKSAPAPKKGSKKAVTKAQKKDGKKRKRSRKESYSVYVYKVLKQVHPDTGISSKAMGIMNSFVNDIFERIAGEASRLAHYNKRSTITSREIQTAVRLLLPGELAKHAVSEGTKAVTKYTSSK, encoded by the coding sequence ATGCCTGAGCCAGCGAAGTCCGCGCCCGCCCCGAAGAAGGGCTCCAAGAAGGCCGTGACAAAGGCGCAGAAGAAGGACGGCAAGAAGCGCAAGCGCAGCCGCAAGGAGAGCTACTCGGTGTACGTGTACAAGGTGCTGAAGCAAGTGCACCCCGACACGGGCATCTCCTCCAAGGCCATGGGCATCATGAACTCGTTCGTGAACGACATCTTCGAGCGCATCGCGGGCGAGGCGTCGCGCCTGGCGCATTACAACAAGCGCTCGACCATCACGTCCCGGGAGATCCAGACGGCCGTGCGCCTGCTGCTGCCCGGGGAGCTGGCCAAGCACGCCGTGTCGGAGGGCACCAAGGCTGTCACCAAGTACACCAGCTCCAAGTGA
- the LOC127664451 gene encoding histone H3 — protein sequence MARTKQTARKSTGGKAPRKQLATKAARKSAPATGGVKKPHRYRPGTVALREIRRYQKSTELLIRKLPFQRLVREIAQDFKTDLRFQSSAVMALQEASEAYLVGLFEDTNLCAIHAKRVTIMPKDIQLARRIRGERA from the coding sequence ATGGCTCGCACCAAGCAGACCGCCCGCAAGTCCACCGGCGGCAAGGCCCCGCGCAAGCAGCTGGCCACCAAGGCCGCCCGCAAGAGCGCCCCGGCCACGGGCGGCGTGAAGAAGCCCCACCGCTACCGGCCCGGCACCGTGGCGCTGCGCGAGATCCGGCGCTACCAGAAGTCGACCGAGCTGCTGATCCGCAAGCTGCCGTTCCAGCGCCTGGTGCGCGAGATCGCGCAGGACTTCAAGACCGACCTGCGCTTCCAGAGCTCGGCCGTCATGGCCCTGCAGGAGGCGAGTGAGGCCTACCTGGTGGGTCTGTTTGAGGACACCAACCTGTGCGCTATTCACGCCAAGCGTGTCACCATCATGCCCAAGGACATCCAGCTGGCCCGCCGCATCCGTGGGGAGAGGGCATAA
- the LOC127664455 gene encoding histone H2A type 1-H-like translates to MSGRGKQGGKARAKAKTRSSRAGLQFPVGRVHRLLRKGNYSERVGAGAPVYLAAVLEYLTAEILELAGNAARDNKKTRIIPRHLQLAIRNDEELNKLLGRVTIAQGGVLPNIQAVLLPKKTESHHKTTKGK, encoded by the coding sequence ATGTCTGGACGCGGCAAGCAGGGAGGCAAGGCTCGCGCCAAGGCCAAGACCCGCTCCTCCCGCGCCGGCCTGCAGTTCCCCGTGGGCCGCGTGCACCGGCTGCTCCGCAAGGGCAACTACTCGGAGCGCGTGGGCGCCGGCGCCCCGGTGTACCTGGCGGCCGTGCTGGAGTACCTGACGGCCGAGATCCTGGAGCTGGCGGGCAACGCGGCCCGCGACAACAAGAAGACGCGCATCATCCCGCGCCACCTGCAGCTGGCCATCCGCAACGACGAGGAGCTCAACAAGCTGCTGGGCCGCGTCACCATCGCGCAGGGCGGCGTCCTGCCCAACATCCAGGCCGTGCTGCTGCCCAAGAAGACCGAGAGCCACCACAAGACGACCAAGGGAAAGTAA
- the LOC127664447 gene encoding histone H2B type 1-C/E/F/G/I-like produces MPEPAKSAPAPKKGSKKAVTKAQKKDGKKRKRSRKESYSVYVYKVLKQVHPDTGISSKAMGIMNSFVNDIFERIAGEASRLAHYNKRSTITSREIQTAVRLLLPGELAKHAVSEGTKAVTKYTSSKTTSIREDPEVRHLELELQTKATLYMLGNLRD; encoded by the exons ATGCCTGAGCCCGCCAAGTCCGCGCCCGCCCCGAAGAAGGGCTCCAAGAAGGCCGTGACCAAGGCGCAGAAGAAGGACGGCAAGAAGCGCAAGCGCAGCCGCAAGGAGAGCTACTCGGTGTACGTGTACAAGGTGCTGAAGCAAGTGCACCCCGACACGGGCATCTCCTCCAAGGCCATGGGCATCATGAACTCGTTCGTGAACGACATCTTCGAGCGCATCGCGGGCGAGGCGTCGCGCCTGGCGCATTACAACAAGCGCTCGACCATCACGTCCCGGGAGATCCAGACGGCCGTGCGCCTGCTGCTGCCCGGAGAGCTGGCCAAGCACGCCGTGTCCGAGGGCACCAAGGCCGTCACCAAGTACACCAGCTCCAA GACCACAAGCATACGGGAAGACCCTGAGGTGAGAcaccttgaactggagttacaaacgaAAGCCACCTTGTACATGCTGGGAAACCTGAGAGACTGA